Proteins encoded within one genomic window of Oncorhynchus tshawytscha isolate Ot180627B linkage group LG02, Otsh_v2.0, whole genome shotgun sequence:
- the LOC112215787 gene encoding ammonium transporter Rh type B-like, with amino-acid sequence MNNSTSLRVRLPVLVLLMEVVFLGLFAGFVTYDDNANAKFQNNETNPMDNSLYRDYPFFADVQVMIFVGFGCLLAFLRLYGFSGMVFNFLTATFTIQWAILMQGYFQFYSDGKIHLGVINLLNAEFACAVVLISFGAVLGKTSPVQLLVMALLEVPIFALTEWAVLKYLKINDAGGSILIHLFACYFGLGVTFVLYRPSLNDGHVKEVTSYQSDILSLMGTLFLWVFWPSFNSALTLKGDDQHRAVLHTFIGLSSSTMTAFALSAVFNKRGKLTMADIQNVTLAGGVTVGASVDMMISPAAAYALGIMGCTACFMGYRYLTPFLARHFRIQDQCGIHNLHGLTGLISCTAGICAILMANEETYGPSMYQIFSHRAPMEGDPKLLELQQLIPGLMPGLGRTAKEQAVYQVAAIFSTIGAAAVGGVLTGFALKLPCLATPSDEFCFDDELFFDVPSDFASMGVHKAPPSIKDI; translated from the coding sequence ATGAATAACTCCACTAGCCTCAGGGTGCGGTTGCCAGTGCTGGTACTGTTGATGGAAGTGGTTTTCCTTGGTCTCTTTGCCGGCTTTGTCACCTACGACGACAATGCCAACGCCAAGTTTCAGAACAATGAGACCAACCCTATGGACAACTCCCTGTATCGGGACTATCCCTTCTTCGCGGATGTGCAGGTGATGATCTTCGTTGGCTTCGGCTGCCTGCTGGCCTTCCTACGGCTCTATGGCTTCAGCGGGATGGTCTTCAACTTCTTAACAGCCACCTTTACCATCCAGTGGGCCATCTTGATGCAGGGCTACTTCCAGTTCTACTCTGATGGAAAGATCCACCTTGGGGTCATCAACCTGCTCAATGCTGAGTTTGCCTGTGCCGTGGTGCTCATCTCCTTCGGGGCGGTGCTGGGAAAGACCAGTCCGGTGCAGCTGCTGGTCATGGCCCTGCTAGAGGTCCCTATCTTTGCCTTGACAGAGTGGGCTGTGCTGAAGTACCTAAAGATCAATGACGCAGGTGGCTCCATCCTCATCCACCTGTTTGCCTGTTACTTTGGGTTGGGGGTCACGTTTGTGCTGTATCGGCCTAGCCTGAATGACGGCCACGTCAAGGAAGTTACCAGTTACCAGTCAGACATCCTGTCGTTGATGGGCACCCTGTTTCTCTGGGTGTTCTGGCCGTCTTTCAACTCTGCTCTGACCTTAAAGGGTGATGACCAGCACAGGGCCGTCCTGCACACCTTCATAGGCCTCAGCTCCTCAACGATGACCGCTTTCGCCTTATCTGCCGTATTCAACAAGAGAGGCAAGCTCACCATGGCCGACATTCAAAATGTGACTCTGGCGGGTGGTGTGACTGTTGGGGCCTCTGTGGACATGATGATCTCCCCTGCAGCCGCCTACGCCCTTGGGATCATGGGCTGCACCGCCTGCTTCATGGGATACAGGTACCTCACCCCGTTCTTGGCCCGCCACTTCAGGATCCAAGACCAGTGTGGCATCCACAATCTCCACGGCCTCACCGGCCTCATATCCTGCACGGCTGGCATTTGTGCCATCCTCATGGCCAACGAAGAAACCTATGGCCCCAGCATGTACCAGATCTTCTCCCACCGTGCACCCATGGAGGGAGACCCAAAGCTCCTAGAGCTACAGCAGCTGATCCCAGGGCTGATGCCCGGGCTGGGGCGCACCGCCAAGGAGCAAGCTGTCTACCAGGTGGCAGCTATCTTCTCTACCATTGGGGCAGCCGCTGTCGGTGGGGTGCTGACCGGCTTTGCCCTGAAGTTGCCCTGTCTCGCTACGCCGTCTGATGAGTTCTGCTTTGACGACGAGCTGTTCTTCGACGTGCCCTCTGATTTTGCCAGTATGGGGGTGCACAAGGCCCCCCCCAGCATAAAGGACATTTAG